The genome window TAAGTAATGCAACCTCTTCAATGCCATTGCATTCGTCAAAATCCTACAAGATAATTAAACATATACAATgtctgaaaaaaatttaaaagtactATAGAGAAAATACGTACATAGAGGTTcaaaaattatagaaatatgTGAGGACAAAGGGTGAACACGATTCAAATACCCTGGATTCAGTTGTAAAGTCAGATTCTACTTGTtctatttttgacaaaaaagaTTCTGAAATCGAGTATATGTTTTGGTTGATTAAAGTATTAACATAATTCTGCCATTTTCCATTGAATACAAAGTAGTCACGTTCTTTGAGTACTTCATACAAGTTTCATAAAAATTACCAACCAATAATTTATTGCACATTTTTCTTATACAAGTCAACAAAAAAGTTCATCTGAGACCCAAAGAATGCCTGAGCAGAAAAATACCCAAATCCCTATCTATAACAATGGTTCAAGCCCTGTCTATGGAAAAGCACGTAATTTCTTATGTTCTGAACcctatttttttagttttaggtCGGGGTCCAGGTAAGACTCATGGATGCCACTTGCCAGATTCAATGATCGTTGCTCAAGTTTTCCAGTATACCAACTGCGCAACTAGTCATCTTCGTGATAATATTGTAGGCGAAAATTGAGTCATTCTTATTAAGCCTACGCTGCGCTTAGAGCCATACAGCCATTAAGGAAACACAGTGAGACATAAAATTTCCTCTgatgaatttaaattatatttaaagcatGTTCGAAGTCTGCACATACTACTAAAAGGGACAATTAACAACAGAGCAGCAGGCTGCTAGTAATAATCACTGCACTACCATGCTAGGAAGCAAGGAGCTTCAACCAGGGGAGGGGCAAACCTTTGTTTCTACACTATTTCTCGAATATCGTAGGATGTCCTTTAATATCAAGCATATAATAAAGCTTACTCGTTTCctactatatattatttagatCGTAAAACATATAATAGTTTACTGGTTATATGCAAGCAATACTACACATATTATTCACAATTTTAGGGTAAGATAAAGCGGTCTGAAGCACCATACCATTTGATTTGATGAAGAATCCAACATTAATGATACCAGAGCATCCAAGCATACTCCTCGCTCAAGAGCACCCCTTGTTGATAATATATTCATCAAAACCTGGAAAAAACAAAACCGTTTGCACTTAGCTAGACCAGCATATGTTGGCTATAAAATTTCAACAGCGAAGTCACATAAACAAGTTCTGAGGATTAACATAACGATAGCTATAACCAATCTAATGATCATCATTTTAGAAGAAAACCCATGAATAGCTATTTCAAATCACATTCGATCAGTAGCAGTAAAAGGACGTAGCAGATTTGATTCAATGCTATGAACACAAATGGTCCGCCTATTTTATTCACCTAAGATAGGAGGCCCAACAAAAGACAAGGACCAGCCCAATGAGACAACACAACAGCTATAATCAAGTGATGGATGCAAAATATTTTGGAAGGGGGTAAAATATTACTTTCATAATTAAGGAGGGAGTAGCTAAATGGGGAAAAGGGGAAGAAACATATCTTCTCGAAATTATTGTATTAGGGTTTTGTATTTTGGGAGATACCACATTTCAAATAGTGGCTAGTATCATTATCGTTCAATAGTAACAATCAGTAGTAATTCGTCTCAGTATTATTTTCGAAGTAAACAACAGTATTGTGTGTGGGTTTTATTGTGTGAGTTGTTGGTGTCATCTGGATTCGTAGCATTCTATCCCAAGCCGTAGCCCACAATCCTGCTCCTACAGATTTTATGGGAGATGTGATAAGAAAACATAGTCATACTGTCAACAGCAATGATGAAGATCcgtcttaaattttaaaatgccTTGTAAAATAAAGCATAAAAGCCTACCAGCTTCTTAAACAACATGATTTAGTGTATAGTCATTGAAGTCTAGTCAAGGTCAACTGGATGAGCAGTGTAAGGCTACAAATCTGCTGGATTAGATTTCTACTAATCTTGCTGTGGCAATTAATATTGCTAAATTCCTGAGTTTGTGTTTGGTTGGTTTTAAGGAATTAAGTGGGCATAGGATACAATGTGAAGGAAGTTGTGGTAAAggaaataatactccctccgtcccaatcaattctatacagtttcctttttgagacgtcccatcatttctatacattccaaatatagtaacttttaataatataaaacactattacacccacttctttcttccactatctccattctataataatataaacactattatacccactattttcctccactaactcaaatctatcattaaatataaatgggtcccaccactttactcacttttcatctcactttactcactttttacactttttcttggtctccgtgtccaaaccaaATGTATACAATCTACCGGGACGGaccgacggagggagtagtgaaATACTAAAATGCAGAAGTAGATCCATGTAAGTTAAGTTGAGGGAAAGTGTGTAGGTTTGTGTATTGTATTATTTTAGGCggaaaaaagaatatttttttgGGGGGTAAATATTGTGGAAATTTTGGGTTGAGCAAAAATGAAGGGAGTTTAAACTTGTGGCCCTGTGGCATTGAGTGAGGTGATAGAAGTAAAGCATAACGCTTAAGGAAAAATACAACTTGAACTTATTTAGACCCTAATTCCATTTTATTCCTAACAACCACACATAACCACGACTTTTAATACATGCATAAGTAAATATCTGCCCCTTCAAGGCCCATTTTACATCTAGAATAAATTAATGAGACAACATGCTTCCAGAAATCTATAGTCCTTGAGTGCCATACTAATCTGTGCAAAAAACAAGCCAATACTTGTCAAATAAAAGACAAAAGAACCAGAAGAAACATTACATGGATAGCTTTGTGTTCATGTGCCAGCACTGAGCTTTGTCTATGGAGCAAACAACATCCTTCTAAAACTCTAAGTGCAAGTGCAACTTCAGCATCTGATGAAGGACCAGCTATCTTCAACGGTTCGACATCAAATATATGATCTAGGTTGGCTACCTTCTGATCATCCCAATCTTTTAACGAGTGCTGAAAAAGGACCGGAACCACTAACACAGTGAAACACACAATTATAATCAAGTTCTATTTGTACTTCTACCTTGGAGATAACTTTTCCAAAAGTACGGACCTTTTATACTCGGTGATATTCCTATTTTACTGTAGCGTGTACCtcaaaagaatcacttttcatgaatatataaaaacttccctaaatttaatattttaggtcATTACcatatttatgatattatgaTAACAGAACGATATTATAtctcattttattcaaaattgaaAGATTAGACCCCCTTTGCAAAGAGAGGAAAGAGGCCATTCAAAGATAAACAGAAGAGGATACAGCAAAAAGTATACTAAGGTGAGATTTGTATTGATAGTTTAAAGACGTCAGAAGGAAGAACCTTGAAGTTTCAGTGGGTTGTGATCGCTAAAAGAATTCAGAGATGCCACTGTAACTGCTAAAAGATTTGAAGACGGGCGCTGAGAAGATTAAACGCCAccagaaaatctaaaaaaattaagcTAGTGATGCAAGTCCTTGTCTCAATGCATTATATATGTTACCCGACTCAGGTATGGTTGTGAATCCAAGGGCAGGACTCTTACTTTTAAAAAAGTTAGAAAACATATGGATCCGAAAATGGACTTGGGTGCTGGGTCTTGGCATGTATATTTAAGACTTGTGAAATAGATATAAACATATCAACCGTAAACTATATAAAACAGTGCTAGGTAACTTATTCATAGATATCTATTGATGCTAAACCTATGATATAACTTTTTTTGCAACACATTTATCGAACACCCCTATACATTACACATACTCGTCAAGTTAGAATGACTTGTCAAACGAATTATCAAAATGTCGCCTCATAGTACATTCGCaattcatttcaacttcaataCTGAGTCCATTAGCACAATATTTTTGCGGCCTATCACACGAAACAATTCAATTCACTCGCAACACTAAACAAACACATAAAACATTAAGCAGCagtaataatataaaaagcGAGATAAATTAGGCGAAATAACTACCTTGTAATTCCGGAATGGACTGAGATTGCGAGAACAGCGCGATTGTCGAATCAGACGAAGCGACAGATCGGAGAAAGTTGAGGAGAGTGCGGAGAGCGCGGAGACGGAGGAACGAGAACTCGGCGCGGGCGTCTTTGAGGCCTGTTCTCAGAGCGAGTGTCACTTCGCGGTATAATCTGTCGTTGTCGAGTGATTTCACTAGTTCTTCGATCTCCGGAGATGTGGTTAGAGAGGAGGCGGAGACGTCGTAGGGGGTATTTCCGGCGCCGGCGCCGGCGCCGGTAAGAGCGTCGCTCCAGAAGGCCTTCTTGAGGTACATCTAGGTGTATCTATTTTCTGGGCTGGGCTTGGTTTGGGCGTAAATGTGAATTTTATGTTTCTGCAAGctggaatttttttatttttattttgaaagcaAGCtggaattttattttagttttgtactagttgagaatccgcgcgttgcggcggcatataaaaattacattaatgattgaaaattaatatttatagaataaaatcaatttgcagcgacttataaaaattatattaatgattcaaaattaatatttataaaataaaataaattttatattataaacatctcgataataccaatattaatttttaaaattgcaaaattggactataattcatatgtgaaaaaaatgataataagtttctacatgtaattaacgatttaaagcacaacgaatcttaattttaattatatttttctttttgaaaagtaatcatgttcttgactaacattgtcattaacttttccaaacactGCTTCTTAGAAGCATACACCACCACCTGCATATAAAAAGCATACGACTCTAGTGATTGATGACATCAATAAAACAGACAGTAAGcttgcaaacaacaacaaatacgtCCGACGACCAAAACacatattataaaagaatcaccaacaaacatatatcattgtagttaggggtgtgcattcggttaaccgaaaccgaaatttatttcggttaactgaaactgaaattctatgaaaccgcggttaaaaaaccggataaccgaaaaatgaaaatttggttaccgaaaaccgaaccgaaatataaatttcgattaaccgaaccaaaattattttgattattcggttcggtattcggttaaccgaaccgaatgcacatCTTTAACTGTGGTATTGAGAGACAGTGTATGTTGTGTTTAGATTATCCAAAACCCCACaacctataagggtatttataggtgccgaGAAACTTGTGCGCTactatttcccataattaaataatctgaaatagaatcagattaaaaaacttgcaagctactatattccataaataatctgaaataaaatcagattaatactttcaatttattatatttcataaataatctgaaacagaatcagattaatttatgctaagatatataccatatcaatgaatctgaaacaatttttttttgatatctttcatccaaaaattccggaaaattagaaaaatagaacggagctatctgagaggcgccacctacacgcccctcgcttctcctttacataagtatattgatttcgaaccagattataaataaatatactttttcttttgctaactataaataaatatactttACCTGTTTTATGTATGCTTTTTTTATTTGACATATTATAGTTGGTTGAAGTCTGAACACATAacgaaaattattaattttacttaaatttttattataattgttcGTAAAaagataaagtaatattttttagttaCTTGATCAGAATATTTAAACGTGCATGTCAAAATTcagaatatcatataaaaaataggaaaaaaatactagatttaatatgataatcaTTTATATGAAATTTTGTTATAACTTCTTAAATTCCATTAATATACCCAACAACATAAAAATTTTAGTAACGTGCTAAGATTTTTACTTGACCTcttatttcatttgaaattgttGGTGCAAATGATAACAAcgattttaacaattttttaaatgaaaaacatGCGGAGAACTGTTTGATAGATTTAAAATCAGATTTTTTCGAACAATATCTCTAAATTCAAAAGctgttttttgaaataattgaaaagaaataatttacttgtgcttttgataaaaattgtttttcagttaaatattgattttttttttatcttatatAACTAAACAAACACATATTTCACTTTTATAATAACAATTTTCTTACGCACGCTTTCCCTGAGAACATAATAGTCACTCCCAAACGGACACCGACTACCTCTGTACCATAATTCATGTGACAAATTgcccaaatatatattttcttcatcTATATAGTTCAGTAGTAATTCAAGGCAGAAGCATCAGCATCTTATTGATGCCACTTCCATTTGCAAAGATATCACTTAATCCATGCACATATAGGCAAAAAGTAGCAAACAAAGGTCCTGCAAATTATTTGTATCTTAACAACAAACAGATGATCAATATAGTTCCTTCAGTACTCTTTCACAATCTTGGCTTTCTCGATGATAAATCTCCCCACTTTGTAGCTCTGAGTCTTCTCATGACACTTTATATACTTCCATCCCAATTCTTCTCCACAAGTTTTGCAATATAAATCAGCAATCGTGAAATTCCCCGTTATAAGCGGTTTGTCGTATTTCTTCCCCAGCACTGTGTTCATCGCTTGACTGAACATGAAAGCTTTCCCGGATTTTGCCTGGTAACACACAATTCAACACATCAGATCAAGATTCCGCAAATTTTTCATCATAAACTAAACCCATTTTATTCATCTCGTACAAAATAGAATAATGAACTGTCAAGATGACAGACGTTTAActggatcatatattatattataacggTATCTGTATGCATCAGTGACGgaataataataagaatttaTGTAATCACCACAAAAGATTTAGAGAGAAGATCTTCGGCAAGAGCAACAGGAGTTCTGCACTTCCTGCAGCTGTACAAGGGGTGACTATATGACTCCATGATTCGATATTTCGACGAGCTTAATTTATCTGCAACATACAGCACCGCAAGAATCAAGATTAATACAATATTTATTGCAGATCAACTATGCTGCTGATCAAAAAATTGAACTGACCTCTTAAGAGCAGAACAGAAGTGGAAAATGATTAAGCTTTGAGCTTtctatacaaaaaagaaaagagaaagcaAGGACTGTATTATAGATATAACTGAAGGATGACTTGGTAGTCCGTTGACCCAGATTACCTTGCTAAAGTTGATGAAATGAGTGTGCATGATTAAGGTCTTTTCTGGTTATAAAtaatcaatcaatcatcaatatatatatatatatataaaggaggatacGGACGTCTCTaggattgttcgattcagtcttctgatttttcttgaatttcggagataaaatataattataattcaaaaaatcaggtccaagaattctaaaagtaatacaattcttttcttatttaattctaaagatgatacagttcttttcttattttgtatttcttattaaattctaaagatgatacaatagtatttcttattgaattttaaagatgatacaatttttttcttatttagtaattctaaaagaaataggattatatttattcaaactaataataatagataaaatacaatttatatttaagatatgtaaagtaatatatacaattcttattttcgataagatatattgaagatatgtttaacgggaacacgactgaaaataagttttatggaattataatattatttcgtatcaaaatttataaaaaagattatttattagtattgtgtttaaggggagggcggcccagattaatttttacctaaataataatatttttttattagtattatgtttgacgggaaagtagctaaaacaattattttgtctaaatttaaaaaaaattcataacgccgccgcgaagcgcggtttTTTTCGCTAGTTTAATATAATCAACAGATTAGCTTAACTCTTCCTTGCTTAATGAGCGATATGACGAAGAAATATGGATGGGGCAGGAAAACTCGGACATAATTAATCTATGCTCTGTAGTCTGTGCATCATACTTTAAAAATTCAAtccaatttaatattttatttaatcttTCAACATTGATTATATTTAACTGACATGTCATagtattatttcaaattatctattatcatatcaaaatatataataaaaaaaattatcgtaAAGTTTATGAAATACTTGCAGATTTTATTTAACCAACCAATTTTGCCTAACAGAGTTGGAGATCTTCTTACCGAATTGCGGTAATATAGTGGTATTTTTTCATCATAAATTctgaaaatatattgatttgGATTAGATGAAAATAGTTAATATATAACACAAAAGAACTAAAAATAGTTTATTTCGGCAAAATTAAACTGTGTTGAGGGTAAAACTAGATCTTATATtcccaattataatttttggatcagttatattttattatagtcCGCTCTGATACTATTTTTCTTGGATATAACATTATTATAagataattaaatttaacatCATATACGAGTTGGTTTTACATTTCTTTAAGTATGAttatgttatataatatatgatgaaTCGAATACAAGTCGAATATCTTAATATTCAATGTCATGTATAGTTTATGAAACAAATTTGATATACATAATAGCTTGTGACTCAATATAACTTGAGCTAGTAGATATTGGAATTAGTATCCAAAttaatgtataaatatataaatatgcctgttttttttctttttttataaatattttatcctaaaattataattttcatgaCCGTTTGGTTACAATTCTTTGGACGGAAGATATGAATTTCATTTAATTCAAATATgtgtatttaattaaaaaaaaggaaaatttaaTCTAAAACAcactcaaaattttaaaacacgCTTGTTTAAATTTAAGAAGAAAGGTGATTATGAAACTGAATTCGAGAAATTGaatttagttttattattttatcattacttatataattatttataaatgactcgatataaataagaatatatatatatatatatatatatatatatatatatatgtctatatatatgtatatataactaatattaaacctcaacaataataataacataatatttccaGTTCTTATACTTAATCAGACGCGTTATATCAATTTTTGATACTATTTTATGCATGTTAGTATAACTTTGATTCtgttttgatttaaatttgCCTCTGCTACCTCTTTCACTCATAATCTAACCACAAGTTTGGTTAATAAGCATGAGTAAAAAACGGTAATAGAAATGAGATATATGAAAATAATGGATATGACAATGAATATATCAATGCATATcaatgttgtaaaaagcggaaatcggacttagtcggtgaaggcaccgtccagtgattaatcggataatcggtgattaatcggatcattaatcgtaatcaatttaatattatattttaaattatatatattaatataattacatatagtataaatttatagtcatataaaatcaaaaaattaataattttttataacacaaaacatgcctttatatatgtatacaagtccaatcatctcatatataaacttgaatttgattgaatCTGCGAAAGAAGATATggcaaatttatgtaattagagtTTATAAGCTAATATTGAAAGAGTGAAAGGTAATAAAACAACTATTTCT of Daucus carota subsp. sativus chromosome 3, DH1 v3.0, whole genome shotgun sequence contains these proteins:
- the LOC108212068 gene encoding uncharacterized protein LOC108212068, translating into MYLKKAFWSDALTGAGAGAGNTPYDVSASSLTTSPEIEELVKSLDNDRLYREVTLALRTGLKDARAEFSFLRLRALRTLLNFLRSVASSDSTIALFSQSQSIPELQVVPVLFQHSLKDWDDQKVANLDHIFDVEPLKIAGPSSDAEVALALRVLEGCCLLHRQSSVLAHEHKAIHVLMNILSTRGALERGVCLDALVSLMLDSSSNQMDFDECNGIEEVALLIRDQQVDENLRLKCGEFLLLLIGHVNGRDLSIHEDIKRLLGEKSASLIWAASQFGSTLDPEQRLTALQIQARRVLESVDLY
- the LOC108213279 gene encoding protein yippee-like At4g27740; this encodes MESYSHPLYSCRKCRTPVALAEDLLSKSFVAKSGKAFMFSQAMNTVLGKKYDKPLITGNFTIADLYCKTCGEELGWKYIKCHEKTQSYKVGRFIIEKAKIVKEY